A part of Mycolicibacterium sp. TUM20985 genomic DNA contains:
- a CDS encoding TDT family transporter produces MTGMTTEAARLQNFGPNWFASVMGTGIVATAGVTLPVHVPGLHVFTRIVWVAAAVLLVILLVAVTVQWFRHPTVARAHSRNPQMAHFYGAAPMALMTVGSGAILIGKDLIGERLAVDLDWILWTAGTLGGLFTALTIPFLMFTQLNVEPDAAFGGWLMPIVPPMVSAASGALLIPHMAPGTGRTTMLYGCYALFGLSLIAALIIISMIWSRLALYGTSGTARVPTLWIVLGPLGQGITAAGLLGTQAALAVSPELASGMAVFAVLFGVPVWGFAVLWIALATALTVRTLRRGMPFALTWWSLTFPVGTFVTGTTQLAVHTGLPAFQWAAVMAFVGLLCTWGLVATRTARGSVGGSLFVPPPNAGPVKAVKDPPAARP; encoded by the coding sequence ATGACGGGCATGACCACCGAGGCAGCCCGACTCCAGAACTTCGGGCCCAACTGGTTCGCGTCTGTGATGGGCACCGGGATCGTGGCGACCGCGGGGGTCACGCTGCCGGTCCACGTGCCCGGGCTGCACGTGTTCACCAGGATCGTGTGGGTCGCGGCCGCCGTGCTCCTGGTCATCCTGCTGGTGGCGGTGACCGTGCAGTGGTTCCGCCACCCGACCGTGGCCCGGGCCCATTCGCGGAACCCGCAGATGGCGCACTTCTACGGCGCGGCGCCGATGGCGTTGATGACGGTCGGGTCGGGAGCCATCCTGATCGGCAAGGACCTGATCGGTGAACGGCTCGCCGTCGACCTGGACTGGATCCTCTGGACGGCGGGCACCCTCGGCGGCCTATTCACGGCGCTGACCATTCCGTTCCTGATGTTCACCCAGCTCAACGTCGAACCCGACGCGGCCTTCGGCGGCTGGCTGATGCCCATCGTGCCGCCGATGGTGTCCGCGGCCTCCGGCGCACTGCTGATCCCGCACATGGCGCCAGGTACCGGCCGCACCACGATGCTCTACGGCTGCTACGCGCTGTTCGGGCTGTCGCTGATCGCGGCGCTGATCATCATCAGCATGATCTGGAGTCGGTTGGCGCTGTACGGCACCTCGGGCACGGCGCGGGTGCCGACGCTGTGGATCGTGTTGGGCCCCTTGGGCCAGGGCATCACGGCCGCCGGGCTGCTGGGAACCCAGGCGGCCCTCGCGGTGTCACCGGAGCTGGCGTCGGGCATGGCGGTATTCGCCGTCCTGTTCGGGGTGCCCGTGTGGGGTTTTGCCGTGCTGTGGATCGCGTTGGCCACCGCGCTCACGGTCCGCACGCTGCGCCGCGGCATGCCGTTCGCGCTGACGTGGTGGAGCCTGACGTTCCCCGTCGGCACCTTCGTGACGGGGACGACGCAGCTGGCGGTACACACCGGTCTGCCCGCGTTCCAATGGGCGGCGGTGATGGCCTTCGTCGGCCTGCTGTGCACCTGGGGCCTCGTCGCCACGCGAACCGCCCGCGGCAGCGTCGGCGGCAGCCTGTTCGTGCCGCCGCCCAACGCCGGGCCGGTGAAGGCGGTGAAGGATCCGCCTGCGGCCAGACCCTAA
- a CDS encoding MaoC/PaaZ C-terminal domain-containing protein, with the protein MEQPSGRKNMLLAAAGALPFVTRGDTVPDRKITVDDIAIDPANVAEYAAVTGLRFADAVPLTYPFALTFPTVMSLVSGFDFPFAAMGSVHVENRITRYRPIAVTDTVSVEVHAENLREHRKGLLVDLITDVSVGNETAWHQVTTFLHQQRTSLSDEPKPEQPKRKKLPPPNAVLHITPGQIRHYASIGGDHNPIHTSSLGAKLFGFPTSIAHGMFSAAAVLANIEGQLPSAVEYSVRFGKPVLLPARVGLYVDRVAGGWELVLRNLSKGYPHLTASVTAL; encoded by the coding sequence ATGGAACAACCCAGCGGGCGCAAGAACATGCTGTTGGCCGCTGCGGGCGCGTTGCCCTTCGTCACGCGCGGCGACACCGTCCCCGACCGGAAGATCACCGTCGACGACATCGCGATCGACCCGGCGAACGTCGCCGAGTACGCCGCGGTGACGGGGTTGCGGTTCGCTGACGCCGTTCCGCTGACCTACCCGTTCGCGTTGACGTTCCCCACGGTGATGTCGTTGGTCAGCGGGTTCGACTTTCCCTTCGCCGCAATGGGTTCGGTGCACGTCGAGAACCGCATCACCCGGTACCGGCCCATCGCCGTCACCGACACGGTAAGCGTCGAGGTGCACGCGGAGAATCTGAGGGAGCACCGCAAGGGCCTTCTGGTGGACCTCATCACCGATGTCAGCGTCGGCAACGAGACGGCGTGGCACCAGGTGACGACCTTTCTGCATCAGCAGCGGACCAGCCTGTCCGACGAGCCGAAACCGGAGCAGCCGAAGCGAAAGAAGCTCCCGCCGCCGAATGCGGTGCTACACATCACGCCCGGCCAGATCCGTCACTACGCGTCGATCGGCGGTGACCACAACCCGATCCACACCAGTTCCCTCGGGGCGAAGCTGTTCGGTTTCCCCACCTCGATCGCTCACGGAATGTTCAGCGCCGCAGCAGTTTTGGCGAACATTGAGGGGCAACTTCCGAGCGCCGTCGAGTACTCGGTGCGCTTCGGCAAGCCGGTGCTGCTACCCGCTCGCGTCGGCCTCTACGTCGATCGCGTGGCCGGCGGCTGGGAGTTGGTGCTGCGCAATCTGAGTAAGGGCTACCCGCACCTGACGGCGTCGGTGACCGCGCTCTAG
- a CDS encoding TIGR03564 family F420-dependent LLM class oxidoreductase produces MQISMFGQLSGPGIGDPVEACVQNLAQLREEGFGRLWMSQLPYEPDLLTVLAVALREVGDIEVATGVVPIQNQHPMQMAQRALTVSLVSHGRLILGLGMTHQAVTEGMWGIPWDRPVRRLNEFLDGLLPLLAGEPASAEGEILTTRGALVIAGAPRPDVYVAALGPQLLRIAGRRTAGTCTWMTGPKTLEDHVGPTLRQAAADAGRREDEVRVVAALPVSVTDDVDDARKQAAEQFAMYGMLPSYRAMLDREGYAGPEDAAIIGDEATVKDRLAELRAAGVDEYVAATFDASAEGRARTRAVLRSLDG; encoded by the coding sequence ATGCAGATCAGCATGTTCGGCCAACTCAGTGGCCCAGGTATCGGAGATCCCGTCGAGGCCTGCGTGCAGAACCTCGCACAGTTGCGCGAGGAGGGCTTCGGGCGGCTGTGGATGAGCCAATTGCCCTACGAGCCAGACCTTCTCACCGTCCTGGCGGTCGCCCTGCGCGAGGTCGGCGACATCGAGGTGGCCACCGGGGTCGTCCCCATTCAGAATCAGCACCCGATGCAGATGGCGCAGCGAGCGCTGACCGTCAGCCTCGTCTCGCACGGCCGGTTGATCCTCGGTCTCGGCATGACGCATCAGGCCGTCACCGAGGGCATGTGGGGCATCCCGTGGGACCGGCCGGTGCGCAGACTGAACGAATTCCTCGACGGCCTGCTGCCGCTCCTGGCGGGTGAGCCCGCGTCCGCGGAAGGCGAGATCCTCACCACCCGCGGCGCGTTGGTGATCGCCGGTGCGCCGCGACCCGACGTCTACGTCGCGGCGCTCGGGCCGCAGTTGCTCAGGATCGCGGGTCGTCGCACGGCGGGCACGTGCACCTGGATGACGGGGCCCAAGACCCTCGAGGACCACGTCGGCCCGACGCTGCGCCAGGCGGCCGCGGATGCGGGCCGCCGGGAGGACGAGGTGCGGGTGGTGGCAGCGCTTCCCGTGAGCGTCACCGACGACGTAGACGACGCCCGCAAGCAGGCAGCCGAACAGTTCGCGATGTACGGGATGCTTCCGTCCTACCGCGCCATGCTCGACCGCGAGGGCTATGCCGGGCCCGAGGACGCGGCGATCATCGGCGACGAGGCGACGGTGAAGGACCGCTTGGCCGAATTGCGTGCGGCCGGAGTCGACGAGTACGTCGCCGCCACCTTCGACGCGTCGGCCGAGGGCCGGGCCCGCACCCGCGCGGTGCTGCGCAGCCTCGACGGCTGA
- a CDS encoding ABC transporter ATP-binding protein codes for MSVQATAATGPRPDRLIRRSLEMLPAVRGSILALLVVGIVASALPYVSAAAFGPMMQVVADAGANGNLTGVWDARGPLVAREDGLLSGVAGSVPFAVLLAVWAAALVLTQLMYLVNAWVGTKVERVLVTDIRQRVHDHLQTLSLYFFTASRSGALMQRVTTESAGVQRLLTDCLMPPLIDTIVLLVAVCYLLALSWQMTVAALVLTPLALLVLKYAGRYVQAAVRRTMDADRAMGAELEQTISGIAEIQLFNAQSMRSKRFHEVSDDAARNSASGVMWMQATANGSQVFVALSTVVVLVVGIGFSASFGLTFAGLMVFAGMVPTLFGAAQRVMGAYTTYQSVAPSAASTYELLDTRPTVEEAPNATVLGEVHGNLVFEDVAFGYTPEQKVLDGLSFSVAEGETEAVVGGIGSGKSTVYNLLLRFLDPQRGRILLDGHPIDGVTIASLRDQVSKLAQFPFFTKDTIRENIRLARPTASDAEVEEACELANVHSVITDPMKMHDGYDTVVDVQVPSGGQKRLIALARCLLRKPEVLLLDEPTENLDADQRARLTGVIRGYARDRTCLVISHDMDFIAAVADRILVIENGRIGQQGTHHSLIAEGGLYKRLYEAQNVDPELVYPR; via the coding sequence GTGAGCGTCCAAGCGACAGCGGCAACCGGGCCGCGGCCCGATCGCCTGATCAGGCGCAGCCTCGAGATGCTCCCCGCGGTCCGCGGCTCGATCCTGGCGCTTCTCGTCGTCGGCATCGTCGCGTCGGCATTGCCGTACGTCTCGGCGGCCGCGTTCGGACCCATGATGCAGGTCGTCGCCGATGCCGGAGCCAACGGAAACCTGACCGGGGTGTGGGACGCGCGGGGACCTCTGGTCGCGCGGGAGGACGGCCTGCTCAGTGGCGTGGCGGGTTCGGTGCCGTTCGCGGTCCTGCTGGCGGTGTGGGCCGCGGCGCTGGTGCTGACCCAGCTCATGTACCTCGTCAACGCCTGGGTCGGGACCAAGGTCGAGCGGGTCCTCGTCACGGACATCCGGCAACGCGTGCACGATCATCTCCAGACGCTGTCACTGTACTTCTTCACCGCCTCCCGCAGTGGCGCGCTGATGCAACGGGTGACGACGGAATCAGCTGGGGTGCAACGACTTCTGACCGACTGCCTGATGCCGCCGCTGATCGACACCATCGTCCTGCTGGTGGCAGTCTGCTACCTGTTGGCGCTGTCATGGCAGATGACGGTCGCCGCGCTGGTCCTCACGCCGCTGGCCCTGCTGGTGTTGAAGTACGCCGGCCGCTACGTGCAGGCTGCCGTCCGGCGCACGATGGACGCCGACCGGGCGATGGGGGCCGAGCTCGAGCAGACGATCAGCGGTATCGCCGAGATCCAGTTGTTCAACGCCCAATCGATGCGCAGCAAGCGCTTTCACGAAGTATCGGATGATGCCGCGAGGAATTCCGCGTCGGGCGTGATGTGGATGCAGGCGACGGCCAACGGGTCCCAGGTGTTCGTCGCGCTCAGCACCGTCGTGGTGCTGGTGGTGGGCATCGGGTTCAGCGCGAGCTTTGGTCTGACGTTCGCCGGGTTGATGGTCTTCGCGGGGATGGTGCCGACGTTGTTCGGTGCGGCACAACGGGTCATGGGCGCCTACACCACCTACCAGTCGGTCGCCCCCAGCGCGGCGTCGACCTACGAGTTGCTCGACACCAGGCCCACGGTGGAGGAAGCGCCGAACGCCACCGTGCTGGGCGAGGTGCACGGCAACCTCGTCTTCGAGGACGTGGCCTTCGGCTACACCCCCGAGCAGAAGGTGCTCGACGGGTTGTCGTTCTCGGTTGCCGAGGGCGAGACGGAGGCGGTGGTCGGTGGCATCGGGTCGGGCAAGTCGACCGTCTACAACCTGCTTCTGCGTTTCCTGGATCCCCAGCGGGGCCGGATCCTGCTCGACGGCCACCCCATCGACGGCGTCACCATCGCCTCCCTGCGCGACCAGGTGTCCAAACTCGCCCAGTTCCCGTTCTTCACCAAGGACACGATCCGCGAGAACATCCGACTGGCGCGCCCGACGGCCAGTGACGCGGAGGTCGAAGAGGCGTGCGAGCTGGCCAACGTCCACTCCGTGATCACCGACCCGATGAAGATGCACGACGGATACGACACGGTGGTCGACGTCCAGGTGCCCTCCGGTGGCCAGAAGCGCCTGATTGCGTTGGCGCGCTGCCTGTTGCGCAAACCCGAAGTGCTGCTGCTCGACGAACCCACCGAGAACCTCGACGCCGACCAGCGGGCCAGGTTGACCGGCGTCATCCGCGGCTATGCCCGCGACCGCACGTGCCTGGTCATCAGTCACGACATGGACTTCATCGCCGCGGTGGCCGATCGCATCCTCGTCATCGAGAACGGCCGCATCGGGCAGCAGGGCACCCACCACTCGCTGATCGCCGAGGGCGGCCTCTACAAGCGGTTGTACGAGGCGCAGAACGTCGACCCCGAGTTGGTCTACCCGCGCTAA
- a CDS encoding 3-oxoacyl-ACP reductase: MGYPSSERITRFVSKGSSVASDLFSQVVNSGPGSFLAKQLGVPQPETLRRYREGEPPLAGPLLIGGEGRVAEPLRTALAEDYDLVGDNLGGRWADSFGGLVFDATGITTPEGLKALRDFFTPLLRNVGHSGRIVVIGTTPDQTGSVDERIAQRALEGFTRSLGKELQHGATVGLVYLAADAKPAATGIESTVRFLLSAKSAYVDAQVFYVDGQDSAPPADWDKPLAGKVALVTGAARGIGAEIARVFARDGAKVVAIDVDGAAEALAETATKVGGTALALDVTAADAVDRITEHLREHYDGHADVLVNNAGITRDKLLANMDDARWDSVVAVNLLAPQRLAQGLVDNGSIEGGGRIIGLSSMAGIAGNRGQTNYAATKAGMIGMTQALAPVFGEKDITINAVAPGFIETKMTEAIPLATREVGRRLNSLYQGGQPVDVAEAIAYFASPASNAVTGNTIRVCGQAMLGA, encoded by the coding sequence ATGGGGTACCCCTCGTCCGAACGCATTACCCGTTTCGTCTCGAAAGGCAGCTCAGTGGCTTCCGACCTGTTCTCCCAAGTGGTCAATTCCGGTCCCGGGTCATTCCTGGCCAAGCAACTCGGCGTTCCGCAGCCGGAAACGCTGCGCCGCTACCGCGAGGGTGAACCGCCGCTCGCGGGGCCGCTGCTGATCGGCGGTGAGGGCCGCGTCGCCGAGCCGCTGCGCACCGCCCTCGCTGAGGACTACGACCTGGTCGGGGACAACCTCGGGGGCCGCTGGGCCGACTCCTTCGGCGGACTGGTCTTCGACGCCACCGGCATCACCACCCCCGAGGGCCTCAAGGCGCTGCGCGACTTCTTCACCCCGCTGCTGCGCAACGTCGGTCACAGCGGCCGCATCGTCGTCATCGGCACCACTCCCGATCAGACCGGCAGTGTCGATGAGCGCATCGCCCAGCGCGCGCTGGAGGGTTTCACCCGATCACTGGGCAAGGAACTGCAGCACGGCGCCACCGTCGGCCTGGTCTACCTGGCGGCCGATGCCAAGCCCGCCGCGACGGGTATCGAGTCGACCGTGCGCTTCCTGCTGTCGGCGAAGTCCGCGTATGTGGACGCGCAGGTGTTCTACGTCGACGGCCAGGACTCGGCGCCGCCGGCCGACTGGGACAAGCCGCTGGCGGGCAAGGTCGCGCTGGTGACCGGCGCGGCCAGGGGCATCGGCGCCGAGATCGCGAGGGTGTTCGCCCGCGACGGCGCCAAGGTGGTCGCCATCGACGTCGACGGGGCAGCGGAGGCGCTGGCGGAGACGGCGACGAAGGTGGGCGGCACGGCGTTGGCCCTCGACGTCACCGCCGCCGATGCCGTCGACCGCATCACCGAGCACCTGCGCGAGCACTATGACGGCCATGCCGACGTGCTGGTCAACAATGCCGGCATCACCCGCGACAAACTGCTGGCCAACATGGACGATGCCCGCTGGGATTCGGTCGTCGCCGTCAATCTCCTTGCGCCGCAACGACTCGCCCAGGGCCTAGTGGACAACGGCAGCATCGAGGGAGGCGGTCGCATCATCGGGCTCTCGTCCATGGCGGGCATCGCAGGCAATCGCGGCCAGACCAACTACGCCGCCACCAAGGCGGGCATGATCGGCATGACCCAGGCCCTGGCCCCGGTGTTCGGCGAGAAGGACATCACGATCAACGCGGTCGCCCCGGGGTTCATCGAAACCAAGATGACCGAGGCGATCCCGCTGGCCACGCGCGAGGTGGGACGTCGACTCAACTCGCTGTATCAGGGCGGCCAGCCCGTCGACGTCGCCGAGGCGATCGCCTACTTCGCCAGCCCCGCGAGCAATGCCGTCACCGGCAACACGATTCGCGTGTGCGGCCAGGCCATGTTGGGGGCGTGA
- a CDS encoding acetyl-CoA C-acetyltransferase: MNVADTQSPNKATRRVAILGGNRIPFARSDGAYANASNQDMFTAALGGLVERFGLEGERMGAVVGGAVLKHSRDFNLMRECVLGSALSPYTPAYDLQQACGTGLQSTIAVANGIALGQYESGIAGGVDTTSDAPIAFGDDLRRVLLGLRRAKSNVDRLKLVGKLPAAIGVEIPTNGEPRTGMSMGEHAAVTAKEMGVKRVDQDVLAAASHQNMAAAYDRGFFDDLVSPFLGVYRDNNLRADSTAEKLAKLKPVFGVKNGDATMTAGNSTPLTDGASVALLSTEEWAAERKLPVLAYFVDGETAAVDYVNGDDGLLMAPTYAVPRLLARNGLTLQDFDLYEIHEAFASVVLATLAAWESDEYCKERLGLDSALGSIDRAKLNVNGSSLAAGHPFAATGGRIVAQLAKQLAEKKAETGRPVRGLISICAAGGQGVTAILEA; encoded by the coding sequence ATGAACGTGGCCGACACGCAGTCCCCCAACAAGGCAACCCGTCGAGTCGCCATCCTCGGCGGCAACAGGATTCCCTTCGCGCGTTCCGACGGCGCGTACGCCAACGCGTCGAATCAGGACATGTTCACCGCCGCACTCGGGGGCCTCGTCGAGAGGTTCGGCCTCGAGGGCGAGCGCATGGGCGCCGTCGTCGGAGGCGCGGTGCTCAAGCACAGCCGTGACTTCAACCTGATGCGTGAATGCGTGCTGGGCAGCGCGTTGTCGCCCTACACGCCGGCCTACGACCTGCAGCAGGCGTGCGGCACCGGTCTTCAGTCGACCATCGCCGTGGCCAACGGCATCGCACTCGGCCAGTACGAGTCCGGCATCGCAGGCGGCGTGGACACCACCTCGGACGCGCCCATCGCCTTCGGCGACGACCTCCGCCGCGTGCTGCTGGGGCTGCGCCGCGCCAAGTCCAACGTCGACCGGCTGAAGCTCGTCGGGAAGCTGCCCGCCGCGATCGGCGTCGAGATCCCCACCAACGGTGAACCCCGGACCGGCATGTCGATGGGCGAGCACGCGGCCGTGACCGCCAAGGAGATGGGCGTCAAGCGTGTCGACCAGGACGTCCTCGCCGCGGCCAGCCACCAGAACATGGCCGCCGCCTACGACCGCGGTTTCTTCGACGATCTCGTCAGTCCGTTCCTCGGTGTGTACCGCGACAACAACCTCCGTGCCGACTCCACGGCCGAGAAACTCGCCAAGCTGAAGCCGGTCTTCGGCGTCAAGAACGGCGACGCGACCATGACGGCGGGCAACTCGACCCCGTTGACCGATGGTGCGTCGGTGGCGCTGCTCTCGACCGAGGAGTGGGCGGCCGAACGCAAGCTCCCGGTGCTGGCCTACTTCGTCGACGGCGAAACGGCCGCGGTCGACTACGTCAACGGTGACGACGGCCTGCTGATGGCTCCGACGTACGCGGTGCCGCGGCTGCTGGCCCGAAACGGGTTGACGCTGCAGGACTTCGACCTCTACGAGATCCACGAGGCCTTCGCGTCGGTCGTGCTCGCCACGCTCGCGGCATGGGAGTCCGACGAGTACTGCAAGGAGCGACTCGGCTTGGATTCCGCCCTGGGCTCCATCGACCGCGCCAAGCTGAACGTCAACGGTTCATCGCTGGCCGCGGGTCACCCGTTCGCCGCGACCGGTGGGCGCATCGTCGCGCAGCTGGCCAAGCAGCTCGCCGAGAAGAAGGCGGAGACGGGCCGGCCGGTCCGCGGTCTCATCTCGATCTGCGCGGCCGGCGGCCAGGGTGTGACGGCGATTCTGGAGGCCTGA
- a CDS encoding acyl-CoA dehydrogenase, which translates to MSHYKSNVRDQEFNLFEVFGLDKVLGEGAYSDLDADTAREMLAEITRLAEGPIAESFADSDRNPPVFDPETHTVHLPEPFKKSVRTIIDGGWDKIGLAEELGGMPMPRALQWALMEHVLGANPAVYMYSMGAGFASIFYNQATEEQKKWAILASERGWTSTMVLTEPDAGSDVGAGRTKATQQPDGTWHIDGVKRFITSGDADDIGENILHLVLARPEGAGPGTKGLSLFFVPKYHFDFETGEPGERNGAFVTNVEHKMGLKVSATCELSLGQHGVPAVGWLVGEVHNGIAQMFEVIEQARMMVGTKAIATLSTGYLNALEYAKTRVQGADLTQMTDKAAPRVTITHHPDVRRSLMTQKGYAESLRALYLYTATFQDAEVAKAVHGVDPELAGKINDLLLPIVKGVGSEQAYAKLTESLQTFGGSGFLQDYPVEQYIRDAKIDSLYEGTTAIQAQDFFFRKIVRDKGVALGYIANEIEQFVKNESGNGRLKAERELLATALADVQGMAATLTGYLMSAQEDSASIYKVGLGSVRFLMSVGDLVLGWLLQKQAAVAIAALDQGASAADKSFYEGKIAVASFFAKSFLPLLTSTRVVLDNIDTEVMELDEASF; encoded by the coding sequence GTGAGCCATTACAAGAGCAACGTCCGTGACCAGGAATTCAACCTGTTCGAGGTCTTCGGCTTGGACAAGGTGCTCGGCGAAGGCGCGTACAGCGATCTCGACGCCGATACCGCCCGCGAGATGCTGGCCGAGATCACCCGGTTGGCCGAGGGCCCGATCGCCGAGTCGTTCGCCGACAGCGACCGCAACCCGCCCGTCTTCGACCCCGAAACGCACACGGTGCACCTGCCGGAGCCCTTCAAGAAGTCCGTACGCACCATCATCGATGGCGGCTGGGACAAGATCGGCCTCGCCGAGGAGCTCGGCGGCATGCCGATGCCCCGCGCGCTGCAGTGGGCCCTGATGGAGCACGTCCTCGGCGCCAACCCGGCCGTGTACATGTACTCGATGGGTGCGGGCTTCGCCAGCATCTTCTACAACCAGGCCACCGAAGAGCAGAAGAAGTGGGCCATCCTGGCCTCCGAGCGCGGCTGGACCTCGACGATGGTGCTCACCGAGCCCGACGCCGGGTCCGACGTCGGCGCCGGCCGCACCAAGGCCACCCAGCAGCCCGACGGCACGTGGCACATCGACGGCGTCAAGCGCTTCATCACCTCCGGTGACGCCGACGACATCGGCGAGAACATCCTGCACCTGGTGCTGGCCCGCCCCGAGGGCGCAGGCCCCGGCACCAAGGGTCTGTCGCTGTTCTTCGTGCCGAAGTACCACTTCGACTTCGAGACCGGCGAGCCCGGCGAGCGCAACGGCGCCTTCGTCACCAACGTCGAGCACAAGATGGGCCTCAAGGTCTCCGCGACGTGCGAGCTGTCGCTCGGCCAGCACGGCGTCCCCGCCGTCGGTTGGCTCGTCGGTGAGGTGCACAACGGCATCGCGCAGATGTTCGAGGTCATCGAGCAGGCCCGAATGATGGTGGGCACCAAGGCCATCGCCACGCTGTCGACCGGTTACCTCAACGCACTCGAGTACGCCAAGACCCGCGTCCAGGGTGCCGACCTGACCCAGATGACCGACAAGGCCGCGCCGCGCGTGACCATCACGCACCACCCCGACGTGCGCCGGTCTCTCATGACCCAGAAGGGCTACGCCGAGTCGCTTCGTGCGCTGTACCTGTACACCGCGACGTTCCAGGACGCCGAAGTGGCCAAGGCCGTCCACGGGGTGGACCCCGAACTGGCCGGCAAGATCAACGATCTGCTTCTGCCGATCGTCAAGGGTGTCGGCTCCGAGCAGGCCTACGCCAAGCTCACCGAGAGCCTGCAGACCTTCGGTGGATCCGGCTTCCTGCAGGACTACCCGGTCGAGCAGTACATCCGCGATGCCAAGATCGACTCGCTGTACGAAGGCACCACCGCCATCCAGGCGCAGGACTTCTTCTTCCGGAAGATCGTCCGCGACAAGGGTGTTGCGCTGGGCTACATCGCGAACGAGATCGAGCAGTTCGTCAAGAACGAGTCGGGCAACGGCCGGCTCAAGGCCGAGCGCGAGCTCCTCGCGACCGCCTTGGCGGACGTGCAGGGCATGGCTGCCACGCTGACCGGCTACCTGATGTCGGCACAGGAGGATTCGGCCAGCATCTACAAGGTCGGCCTCGGCTCGGTGCGCTTCCTCATGAGCGTCGGCGACCTGGTCCTCGGCTGGCTGCTGCAGAAGCAGGCTGCCGTCGCCATCGCCGCCCTCGACCAGGGTGCCAGCGCCGCGGACAAGTCCTTCTACGAGGGCAAGATCGCCGTCGCGTCGTTCTTCGCGAAGAGCTTCCTGCCGCTGTTGACCAGCACCCGCGTGGTGCTAGACAACATCGACACCGAGGTGATGGAGCTCGACGAAGCTTCCTTCTAA
- a CDS encoding NAD(P)H-dependent amine dehydrogenase family protein, with protein MRRVVVWGTGNMGATAIRSALAFPGLSLVGIITSSEDKAGRDAATFAGLDADTGIVATRDVDAALASCDAVAYMASGDIRPDDALADIERCLRAGAHVVTPSLYSLYDPRSAPQEWVERLTAAAEEGASTLLVSGVDPGWANDALAVMAAGLCTRIKTIYCQEIFDYSTYDQPHAVRVSCGFGGSMDDVPMMLLPSVPTMVWGGNIRLIGRGLGLEIDDITETVERLPLEASVDNVMGHFAQGTQGAFWLKIIGWADGKQRIVVDHITRIDPACAPHWPQPDEGVGDHRVVIDGDPQLTIVSRADVPGGTRADGGNTTAANRLLGAIEWLATQKAGIYDGLDVPLHTPLADAVEATRWA; from the coding sequence ATGAGACGTGTGGTGGTATGGGGAACGGGCAACATGGGGGCCACGGCGATCCGGTCGGCACTGGCGTTTCCCGGGCTGAGCCTGGTCGGCATCATCACGTCCTCGGAGGACAAGGCGGGCCGGGACGCGGCGACGTTCGCCGGCCTCGATGCCGACACCGGCATCGTCGCGACCAGGGACGTGGACGCGGCGTTGGCGTCCTGCGACGCGGTGGCCTACATGGCATCCGGCGACATCCGTCCCGACGACGCACTGGCCGACATCGAGCGCTGCCTGCGCGCAGGCGCCCACGTCGTGACCCCTTCGCTCTACTCCCTCTACGACCCCCGGTCGGCGCCGCAGGAGTGGGTTGAGCGCCTGACTGCAGCCGCCGAGGAAGGGGCTTCCACCCTGTTGGTCAGTGGCGTCGACCCGGGCTGGGCCAACGACGCCCTCGCGGTGATGGCCGCCGGGCTGTGTACGCGCATCAAGACGATCTACTGCCAGGAGATCTTCGACTACTCGACCTACGACCAACCCCACGCCGTGCGGGTGAGCTGCGGGTTTGGGGGCTCGATGGACGACGTTCCGATGATGCTGCTGCCGTCGGTGCCGACCATGGTCTGGGGCGGCAACATCCGCTTGATCGGCCGTGGGCTGGGCCTGGAGATCGACGACATCACCGAGACCGTCGAACGACTGCCGCTCGAGGCGTCGGTGGACAACGTGATGGGTCACTTCGCGCAGGGCACGCAGGGTGCGTTCTGGCTCAAGATCATCGGCTGGGCCGACGGCAAGCAGCGCATCGTCGTCGACCACATCACCCGGATCGATCCGGCGTGTGCCCCGCACTGGCCGCAGCCCGATGAGGGGGTAGGGGATCATCGCGTAGTCATCGATGGCGACCCGCAACTGACGATCGTCAGCCGGGCCGACGTTCCCGGCGGCACCCGCGCAGATGGGGGCAACACCACGGCCGCCAACCGGTTGCTCGGCGCGATCGAATGGCTGGCGACGCAGAAGGCCGGCATCTACGACGGTCTCGACGTGCCGCTGCACACCCCGCTGGCCGACGCGGTCGAGGCGACCCGCTGGGCCTAG